The following proteins come from a genomic window of Trinickia caryophylli:
- a CDS encoding MFS transporter, with translation MRVARVPRFLPLASATLMLGIALSFTAPYLSLFGVEQAGMSPLRLGVFMTAIAASGVWASAWAGRRSDRQGRHRPWLLGSLAAAAAGYLCLCFVRDYAALMAVGILLIGPGAASLSQVFSFGRSALPVTDPAQREFAAAALRTLLSAAWVFGPAVGALVLAQTGYIGLFFFAAGSFALCALLVARVAETHGPAHTLPSAGIDADTHHAAPPLQPGTVTAKQAKRDDAPASMGRALAALTLIGLVANATMIMLPLYVVQRLGGTRLDVSTMLGLGALLEIPMMLWLGAKSSRLAKARWLAAAAGIHVAYFVALAACRSVTVAMPLQALSAGVVAITSCLGLTYVQELVPRAPGSATALFFNASRVGSIAAGVLSGFIIETIGYRPAFLLCGLLALCAFALFAVDARGRVLRSR, from the coding sequence ATGCGGGTTGCCCGCGTGCCGCGTTTTCTGCCATTGGCATCGGCCACGCTGATGCTGGGCATCGCCTTATCGTTCACTGCGCCATACCTATCGCTTTTCGGTGTGGAACAGGCGGGCATGTCGCCGCTGCGGCTCGGCGTGTTCATGACCGCGATCGCGGCGAGCGGCGTATGGGCGAGCGCATGGGCGGGCAGACGCTCGGATCGCCAGGGGCGGCACCGTCCCTGGCTCCTTGGCTCGCTCGCGGCCGCGGCCGCCGGCTATCTATGTTTGTGCTTCGTGCGCGACTACGCAGCACTGATGGCGGTTGGCATCCTGCTGATCGGCCCGGGCGCCGCATCGCTGTCGCAGGTCTTTTCCTTCGGCCGCTCGGCCCTGCCCGTCACCGATCCGGCGCAGCGCGAATTCGCGGCCGCGGCATTGCGCACGCTGCTCTCTGCCGCGTGGGTGTTCGGGCCAGCCGTGGGCGCGCTCGTGCTCGCGCAAACGGGCTATATCGGGCTCTTCTTCTTCGCTGCCGGCAGCTTTGCACTCTGTGCCTTGCTCGTCGCGCGCGTTGCCGAAACGCACGGCCCGGCGCACACGCTGCCGTCGGCAGGCATCGATGCGGATACCCACCATGCGGCACCGCCTCTCCAACCGGGCACCGTGACGGCAAAGCAGGCGAAACGCGATGACGCCCCGGCTTCGATGGGACGAGCACTGGCCGCGTTGACGCTGATCGGGCTCGTTGCGAATGCAACGATGATCATGCTGCCGCTATACGTCGTCCAGCGGCTCGGCGGCACGCGCCTCGACGTCTCGACGATGCTCGGGCTCGGGGCACTGCTCGAAATTCCGATGATGCTGTGGCTTGGCGCAAAGTCGTCGCGGCTGGCCAAAGCACGCTGGCTTGCGGCCGCAGCCGGCATTCACGTGGCCTATTTCGTTGCGCTTGCCGCCTGCCGCAGCGTGACCGTGGCCATGCCCTTGCAGGCATTGAGCGCCGGCGTGGTTGCGATCACCTCCTGCCTCGGGCTCACATATGTACAAGAGTTGGTGCCGCGCGCGCCAGGCAGCGCGACAGCGCTCTTTTTCAACGCCTCGCGCGTGGGTTCGATCGCGGCTGGCGTACTGTCGGGTTTCATCATCGAAACGATCGGTTATCGGCCAGCCTTTTTGCTCTGCGGCCTGCTTGCACTGTGTGCGTTTGCGCTTTTTGCAGTCGATGCGCGCGGCCGGGTTCTGCGTTCGCGCTAG
- a CDS encoding beta-galactosidase: MHLGVCYYPEQWPRDKWKSDAKRMAALGITRVRIAEFAWSRMEPAPGCYDWAWLDTAIDTLAAEGLKVILGTPTAAPPKWLVDSHPDILPIARDGMPWQFGSRRHYDISSEVYREHCARIVEAMTRRYGQHPAVIAWQTDNELGCHNTLPSYSRAALQKFRRWLAARYGEIAALNMAWGNVFWSMEYRSFDEIELPLHTPTDANPAHVLDFRRFVSDEVADFHALQAKLIRAHSPGRDVLHNFMGFFTAFDHYVFAERGLDVAAWDSYPIPRTEVIGLPEEDKHRWARTGHPDVSAFSHDLYRGIGRGRMWVMEQQAGPVNWAPHNPVPAPGAVRLWTWEAFAHGAELVSYFRWRQCPYAQEQMHSGLNLPDDTLSPGGLEIRRAAEELAALKVQASAMQSSGSAHTAAKVALIFDYEADWMVETQRHGADFDYQQHVFEWYEALRSLGVDLDIVPAQADLSGYELVVAPTLPVVPTSLVTQIENGSTHWLFGPRTGSKTTAFAIEPNLPPGRLQAVLPVRVIQAESLRPSLAPGMAFDGVQGHARKWRDHAEPGPGVEVLAAFDDGVPAVLRRARVTMLAASVDSPLLRAVLAESARQAGIATVALASGVRTRKRDGVCFAFNYGGAPQPAPAPEDARFVLGGPIIGPVDVAAWIEER; the protein is encoded by the coding sequence ATGCATTTAGGTGTTTGCTATTACCCCGAACAATGGCCCCGCGACAAATGGAAGAGCGATGCGAAGCGGATGGCCGCGCTCGGCATCACGCGCGTACGCATTGCCGAATTCGCCTGGAGCCGCATGGAGCCCGCACCGGGCTGCTACGACTGGGCATGGCTCGACACAGCCATCGACACACTCGCTGCCGAGGGTTTGAAGGTCATTCTCGGCACGCCCACCGCAGCGCCGCCGAAGTGGCTCGTCGATTCGCACCCCGACATCCTGCCGATCGCCCGCGACGGCATGCCCTGGCAATTCGGCTCGCGTCGCCACTACGACATTTCGAGCGAGGTCTATCGCGAGCATTGCGCACGTATCGTCGAAGCGATGACGCGCCGCTACGGCCAGCATCCCGCCGTGATCGCGTGGCAAACAGACAACGAGCTCGGCTGCCACAACACCCTGCCGAGCTACAGCCGCGCGGCGCTGCAAAAATTCCGCCGCTGGCTCGCCGCGCGCTACGGCGAGATTGCGGCACTCAACATGGCCTGGGGCAACGTGTTCTGGAGCATGGAATACCGGTCCTTCGACGAGATCGAGCTGCCGCTGCACACGCCGACCGATGCCAATCCGGCCCACGTGCTCGATTTCCGGCGTTTCGTTTCCGATGAAGTGGCGGACTTTCACGCGTTGCAGGCCAAACTGATCCGTGCGCATTCGCCTGGGCGGGACGTGCTGCACAACTTCATGGGCTTCTTTACTGCCTTCGATCATTACGTGTTCGCCGAACGCGGGCTCGACGTGGCCGCGTGGGACAGCTACCCGATTCCGCGAACCGAGGTGATCGGGCTGCCGGAAGAAGACAAGCACCGCTGGGCGCGCACCGGACATCCCGACGTGTCCGCATTCAGTCACGACCTCTACCGCGGTATTGGCCGAGGCCGCATGTGGGTCATGGAGCAGCAGGCCGGCCCCGTCAACTGGGCGCCGCACAATCCCGTTCCCGCACCGGGTGCGGTGCGGCTCTGGACCTGGGAAGCGTTCGCCCACGGCGCCGAACTGGTGTCGTACTTTCGCTGGCGGCAATGCCCCTACGCGCAGGAGCAAATGCACTCGGGGTTGAATCTTCCAGACGACACGCTTTCTCCGGGTGGCCTCGAAATCCGGCGCGCGGCCGAGGAGCTTGCGGCGCTGAAGGTGCAAGCATCGGCGATGCAATCATCGGGCAGCGCGCACACGGCGGCAAAGGTGGCCTTGATCTTCGATTACGAAGCGGACTGGATGGTCGAGACGCAGCGCCACGGCGCGGACTTCGACTATCAGCAACACGTCTTCGAGTGGTACGAGGCGCTGCGCTCGCTCGGCGTCGATCTCGACATCGTGCCCGCGCAAGCCGATCTGAGCGGCTACGAGCTCGTGGTCGCGCCGACGCTGCCCGTCGTCCCCACCTCGCTCGTGACCCAGATCGAGAACGGCTCGACGCACTGGCTCTTCGGGCCCCGCACCGGTTCGAAGACGACCGCGTTCGCAATCGAGCCGAACCTGCCGCCCGGTCGGCTACAAGCTGTCCTGCCCGTACGCGTGATCCAAGCCGAATCGCTACGGCCGTCGCTCGCACCCGGCATGGCGTTCGACGGCGTGCAAGGGCACGCGCGCAAATGGCGCGATCATGCCGAGCCCGGCCCGGGCGTGGAAGTGCTGGCGGCGTTCGACGACGGCGTACCGGCCGTTTTGCGGCGAGCGCGCGTGACGATGCTCGCCGCATCGGTGGACTCGCCCCTGTTGCGCGCCGTGCTTGCGGAAAGCGCCCGTCAGGCGGGCATCGCCACCGTGGCCCTGGCAAGCGGCGTGCGCACGCGCAAGCGCGACGGCGTGTGCTTCGCGTTCAATTACGGCGGTGCGCCTCAGCCCGCGCCAGCGCCGGAAGACGCACGCTTCGTGCTCGGCGGGCCCATCATCGGCCCCGTGGACGTGGCGGCCTGGATCGAGGAGCGCTGA